A section of the Sphaerodactylus townsendi isolate TG3544 linkage group LG11, MPM_Stown_v2.3, whole genome shotgun sequence genome encodes:
- the ACKR4 gene encoding atypical chemokine receptor 4 gives MELYTNSSVEYSYNDDEWNDTFEYALYESMCVKEEVRHFRKLFLPAFYSTVFLVGLAGNSLVVAIYAYFKKLKSRTDVYIMNVAIADLLLLFTLPFWAANAVHGWVLGIALCKITSATYTLTFSARMQFLACISIDRYNAIIKPQSLRRVTKQCSKTCSVVWMAATLLCVPELIFNTVRELHDRSECLPIYPKSLGLTIKATIQILEITLCFVLPFLIMLTCYSAVARALLKSPCIKNTHPLKVLVAVVSAFILTQLPYNIVKLWRAIDIIFHLITDCDISKAIDVAFQVTKSIALFHSCLNPILYFFMGASFKMYLVKMAKNYGYWRRQQNTATEEIPMGHEESVEQTSSFTI, from the coding sequence ATGGAGCTGTATACAAATTCTTCAGTCGAGTACTCTTACAATGATGATGAATGGAATGATACTTTTGAATATGCTTTGTATGAAAGCATGTGTGTCAAAGAAGAGGTGAGGCACTTTAGGAAGTTATTCCTACCTGCATTTTACTCCACTGTTTTCCTCGTTGGACTTGCAGGAAATTCTTTAGTGGTTGCAATCTATGCCTACTTCAAGAAACTGAAGAGCCGGACGGATGTGTACATTATGAACGTGGCCATTGCCGATTTGTTACTGCTTTTCACTCTCCCATTCTGGGCTGCGAATGCTGTGCATGGATGGGTGCTTGGTATTGCTTTGTGCAAAATCACCTCTGCTACGTACACCCTGACCTTCAGTGCCAGAATGCAGTTTCTGGCTTGCATCAGCATTGACAGATACAACGCCATCATCAAACCCCAGAGTCTACGAAGAGTTACCAAGCAATGCAGCAAAACCTGCTCTGTGGTCTGGATGGCTGCCACGTTGCTATGCGTTCCTGAACTCATTTTTAACACAGTCAGAGAGCTACATGACAGATCTGAATGTCTCCCTATATATCCCAAGAGCCTTGGGCTAACAATTAAAGCTACCATTCAAATTTTGGAAATTACTCTGTGTTTTGTATTGCCTTTCCTTATCATGCTGACTTGCTACTCAGCTGTTGCCAGAGCTCTCCTTAAGAGTCCCTGCATTAAGAACACCCATCCCCTGAAAGTTCTGGTGGCAGTCGTCTCTGCCTTTATCCTTACCCAGCTGCCCTACAACATCGTCAAGCTTTGGAGAGCCATAGATATTATCTTCCACCTGATTACAGACTGCGACATAAGCAAAGCCATCGATGTTGCCTTTCAGGTCACTAAGAGTATTGCCCTGTTTCACAGCTGCCTAAACCccatcctttatttttttatggGCGCCTCTTTCAAAATGTATCTGGTGAAAATGGCAAAAAATTATGGCTACTGGAGAaggcaacaaaacacagcaactgaagagatTCCCATGGGCCACGAGGAATCTGTGGAGCAAACAAGCAGCTTCACTATCTAG
- the UBA5 gene encoding ubiquitin-like modifier-activating enzyme 5 isoform X1 — protein sequence MADSTGVLEQLQRRIRELEEKLARETGGGQTHRVRIERMSPEVTDSNPYSRLMALKRMGIVKDYEKIRTFAVAIVGVGGVGSVTAEMLTRCGIGKLLLFDYDKVELANMNRLFFQPHQAGLSKVKAAEHTLRSINPDVQFEVHNYNITTVDNFQHFMDRISNGGLEDGKPVDLVLSCVDNFEARMAINAACNELGQIWMESGVSENAVSGHIQLIIPGESACFACAPPLVVAANIDEKTLKREGVCAASLPTTMGVVAGLLVQNVLKYLLNFGSVSFYLGYNAMQDFFPTMTMKPNPQCDDRNCRKQQEEYKKKAAARPKEDIFVEEEEEIIHEENDWGIELVSEVSEEEMKAASGSALDLPEGIMPAYTIPDKEEKSIDEAPVTESEESLEELMAKMKSL from the exons ATGGCTGACTCGACTGGGGTGTTGGAGCAGCTGCAGAGGCGCATTCGAGAGCTGGAGGAAAAGCTGGCCCGGGAGACGGGCGGCGGGCAGACCCATCGGGTGCGGATCGAGAGGATGAGCCCGGAGGTGACGGACTCCAACCCATACAG TCGCCTCATGGCACTCAAAAGAATGGGAATTGTGAAGGATTATGAG AAAATCCGTACCTTTGCAGTAGCAATTGTAGGCGTGGGTGGAGTTGGCAGCGTGACAGCTGAAATGCTGACAAGATGTGGCATTGGTAAG CTGCTCCTGTTTGATTATGATAAGGTGGAGTTGGCAAATATGAACAGGCTCTTTTTCCAACCCCATCAAGCAGGGCTAAGTAAAGTAAAAGCGGCAGAGCACACCTTGAG GAGCATCAATCCTGATGTCCAGTTTGAAGTACACAACTACAATATCACAACGGTGGACAATTTTCAACACTTTATGGATAGGATAAG CAATGGTGGATTAGAAGATGGAAAACCTGTTGATCTTGTATTGAGCTGTGTAGATAATTTTGAAGCTCGCATGGCGATTAATGCA GCCTGTAATGAACTTGGACAAATATGGATGGAATCCGGAGTGAGTGAAAATGCAGTCTCCGGTCATATCCAGCTGATCATACCTGGTGAATCTGCTTGTTTTGCG TGTGCACCTCCGCTTGTCGTAGCAGCAAACATCGATGAGAAGACGCTAAAACGGGAGGGAGTTTGTGCTGCCAGCCTTCCGACCACTATGGGAGTGGTTGCAGGCCTTCTTGTACAAAACGTACTTAA ATACTTGTTAAATTTTGGCAGTGTGAGCTTTTACCTTGGCTACAATGCGAtgcaggattttttccccaccatGACAATGAAGCCAAATCCACAGTGTGATGACCGAAACTGCAGAAAGCAGCAAGAAGAGTACAAG aaaaaagcagcagcaagacCAAAAGAAGACatctttgtagaagaagaagaagaaataatacaTGAAGAGAATGACTGGG GCATTGAGTTGGTCTCGGAGGTTTCAGAAGAAGAGATGAAAGCTGCTTCTGGTTCAGCTCTTGATCTTCCGGAAGGAATCATGCCAGCGTACACGATACCAGACAAG GAAGAGAAATCTATAGATGAAGCACCTGTTACAGAGTCAGAGGAAAGTCTAGAAGAACTGATGGCTAAGATGAAGAGCTTGTAA
- the UBA5 gene encoding ubiquitin-like modifier-activating enzyme 5 isoform X2 — translation MNRLFFQPHQAGLSKVKAAEHTLRSINPDVQFEVHNYNITTVDNFQHFMDRISNGGLEDGKPVDLVLSCVDNFEARMAINAACNELGQIWMESGVSENAVSGHIQLIIPGESACFACAPPLVVAANIDEKTLKREGVCAASLPTTMGVVAGLLVQNVLKYLLNFGSVSFYLGYNAMQDFFPTMTMKPNPQCDDRNCRKQQEEYKKKAAARPKEDIFVEEEEEIIHEENDWGIELVSEVSEEEMKAASGSALDLPEGIMPAYTIPDKEEKSIDEAPVTESEESLEELMAKMKSL, via the exons ATGAACAGGCTCTTTTTCCAACCCCATCAAGCAGGGCTAAGTAAAGTAAAAGCGGCAGAGCACACCTTGAG GAGCATCAATCCTGATGTCCAGTTTGAAGTACACAACTACAATATCACAACGGTGGACAATTTTCAACACTTTATGGATAGGATAAG CAATGGTGGATTAGAAGATGGAAAACCTGTTGATCTTGTATTGAGCTGTGTAGATAATTTTGAAGCTCGCATGGCGATTAATGCA GCCTGTAATGAACTTGGACAAATATGGATGGAATCCGGAGTGAGTGAAAATGCAGTCTCCGGTCATATCCAGCTGATCATACCTGGTGAATCTGCTTGTTTTGCG TGTGCACCTCCGCTTGTCGTAGCAGCAAACATCGATGAGAAGACGCTAAAACGGGAGGGAGTTTGTGCTGCCAGCCTTCCGACCACTATGGGAGTGGTTGCAGGCCTTCTTGTACAAAACGTACTTAA ATACTTGTTAAATTTTGGCAGTGTGAGCTTTTACCTTGGCTACAATGCGAtgcaggattttttccccaccatGACAATGAAGCCAAATCCACAGTGTGATGACCGAAACTGCAGAAAGCAGCAAGAAGAGTACAAG aaaaaagcagcagcaagacCAAAAGAAGACatctttgtagaagaagaagaagaaataatacaTGAAGAGAATGACTGGG GCATTGAGTTGGTCTCGGAGGTTTCAGAAGAAGAGATGAAAGCTGCTTCTGGTTCAGCTCTTGATCTTCCGGAAGGAATCATGCCAGCGTACACGATACCAGACAAG GAAGAGAAATCTATAGATGAAGCACCTGTTACAGAGTCAGAGGAAAGTCTAGAAGAACTGATGGCTAAGATGAAGAGCTTGTAA